A region of Tigriopus californicus strain San Diego chromosome 7, Tcal_SD_v2.1, whole genome shotgun sequence DNA encodes the following proteins:
- the LOC131883196 gene encoding cyclin-dependent kinase 5-like, which produces MQKYEKLEKIGEGTYGTVFKAKNKESQEIVALKRVRLDDDDEGVPSSALREICLLKELKHRNIVRLHDVLHSDRKLTLVFEHCDQDLKKYFDSLNGEIDVEVVKSFMFQLLRGLSYCHSRNILHRDLKPQNLLINKTGELKLADFGLARAFGIPVRCYSAEVVTLWYRPPDVLFGAKLYTTSIDMWSAGCIFAELANAGRPLFPGSDVDDQLKRIFKLLGTPVEDNWPSMGQLPEFKQFPIYHPSMAFTQVVPKLSRRGRDLLQRLLQCNPGQRLSADESMAHPYFQDMSPSSKSV; this is translated from the exons ATGCAGAAGTATGAGAAGCTAGAAAAAATTGGCGAAG GCACTTATGGAACTGtattcaaggccaaaaataaAGAATCTCAAGAGATCGTGGCCTTGAAGCGGGTTCGTTTggacgatgatgacgag GGTGTTCCATCCTCGGCTCTGCGAGAGATCTGTCTCCTAAAAGAGCTCAAACATCGGAATATCGTGCGACTTCACGACGTGCTCCACTCAGATCGGAAACTGACCCTGGTTTTTGAGCACTGCGACCAAGATCTCAAGAAATACTTTGACTCGCTCAACGGCGAGATTGACGTGGAAGTGGTCAAATCGTTCAT GTTTCAGCTCTTGCGAGGGTTGTCGTACTGCCACAGTCGGAATATTCTGCATCGCGATCTCAAGCCGCAGAATTTGTTGATCAACAAAACAGGCGAGCTCAAGTTGGCGGATTTTGGCTTGGCGCGGGCTTTTGGGATCCCCGTGCGGTGTTACTCGGCGGAAGTGGTCACATTATGGTATCGGCCTCCGGATGTCCTGTTTGGGGCCAAATTGTACACCACGTCTATCGACATGTGGTCGGCCGGATGCATTTTCGCAG AATTGGCCAATGCAGGGCGGCCTTTATTTCCGGGCAGTGACGTGGACGACCAACTGAAACGGATTTTCAAGCTCCTGGGAACGCCCGTGGAAGACAATTGGCCGAGTATGGGACAACTCCCCGAATTCAAACAATTCCCCATCTACCATCCCTCCATGGCCTTCACTCAAGTGGTCCCCAAACTCTCTAGACGCGGCCGGGATTTGCTCCAG CGCCTGCTCCAATGTAATCCCGGTCAACGCCTCTCCGCCGATGAATCCATGGCCCATCCCTACTTTCAAGACATGAGTCCCAGTTCGAAAAGTGTTTGA
- the LOC131883195 gene encoding maltase 1-like isoform X2, whose amino-acid sequence MGKRPTDQVEGNHASDSTKQDNGNRKRPKLAPSRVEAGWWQSRPVYQIYPKSFKDANGDGFGDLPGITSKVDYLAALGVGSVWISPVYSSPMKDHGYDVSNYVDIDPTFGDLQDFKDLLAKLEEHGLKLIMDFVPNHSSDQHDWFKKSVDREDPYTDYYVWKDGSPGNPPTNWKSVFNGSMWEYHPKRGQYYLHQFYKEQPDLNLRNPKVVEEMKNVMRFWLDLGVDGFRIDAVPHFFEDEGYMNEKELIAQSDTYKSVERTYTYNLPECLDLLREFRQVLDAKTAEDETKPRIMMTEAYLDIPDLVKYYGQVVNDSFGDISHLPLNLNFLEAFKTEEDLTPIKLKETIDNYLGALPDKAKTWPNFNLANHDQSRPASRFGQQLAGAMQMVMMMLPGTPITYYGEEIGMTDTEMANPEDYRDPARTPMQWDDSAQAGFTSGTPWLPINSNYAEVNVAAQDKTEVNSFLNVYKKLAELRTQPSVLFGSTHMVVRDEVFFLSRIRKGNPGYLTIVNFGDSPVSTNVTMSDALPNLGNKGIVEVRTTAKTEAKATSGEAVKFEDIKLKPKEAIVVNFVPNF is encoded by the exons ATGGGGAAAAGACCCACAGATCAAGTGGAGGGTAATCATGCTTCAGACTCGACCAAACAAGATAATGGCAACCGGAAACGCCCCAAATTGGCACCTTCCCGAGTGGAAGCGGGATGGTGGCAGTCCCGACCCGTCTACCAGATCTACCCCAAATCTTTCAAGGATGCCAATGGAGACGGATTTGGAGATTTACCAG GAATCACTTCTAAGGTGGATTATCTGGCCGCTTTGGGCGTGGGCTCGGTTTGGATCTCGCCTGTCTACTCGTCGCCCATGAAAGACCATGGCTACGATGTTTCCAACTATGTGGACATTGACCCGACATTCGGAGACCTCCAAGATTTCAAGGATCTTCTGGCCAAGTTGGAAGAACATGGGTTGAAGCTGATCATGGACTTTGTGCCAAATCATTCCTCCGACCAACACGATTGGTTCAAGAAGTCCGTTGACCGTGAAGATCCGTACACGGACTACTACGTATGGAAAGACGGCTCTCCCGGCAACCCTCCAACCAATTGG AAATCCGTGTTCAATGGCTCCATGTGGGAGTACCACCCCAAAAGAGGGCAGTACTATCTCCATCAGTTCTACAAGGAACAACCGGATTTGAACTTGCGGAACCCCAAAGTAGTCGAGGAAATGAAGAACGTGATGAGATTCTGGTTGGACTTGGGCGTCGACGGATTCCGTATTGACGCGGTTCCGCATTTCTTTGAAG ATGAGGGCTATATGAACGAAAAGGAACTTATTGCCCAGAGTGACACCTACAAGTCCGTGGAGAGGACATATACTTACAACCTACCCGAATGTTTGGACCTTCTGCGAGAGTTCCGCCAAGTCTTGGACGCCAAGACGGCTGAAGATGAAACCAAACCCAG GATTATGATGACCGAGGCCTATTTGGATATCCCTGATCTGGTCAAGTACTACGGACAAGTCGTGAACGACAGCTTTGGAGACATCTCTCACCTACCCTTGAATCTGAACTTCTTGGAAGCCTTCAAAACCGAGGAGGATCTGACACCAATCAAGTTGAAGGAAACCATCGACAATTATTTGGGTGCTTTGCCCGACAAGGCCAAGACTTGGCCCAATTTCAACCTGGCCAACCACGACCAGAGTCGGCCCGCCTCCCGATTCGGACAGCAACTGGCCGGGGCCATGCAAATGGTCATGATGATGTTGCCTGGCACGCCCATTACCTACTATGGCGAGGAAATCGGCATGACCGACACCGAGATGGCCAATCCAGAGGACTATCGCGATCCCGCTAGAACGCCCATGCAATGGGACGACTCAGCCCAAGCCGGGTTCACGTCGGGCACGCCTTGGCTGCCGATCAATTCCAACTACGCGGAAGTCAACGTAGCTGCTCAGGACAAGACCGAGGTGAACAGCTTCCTAAACGTTTACAAGAAACTGGCCGAGTTGAGAACTCAGCCGTCGGTCTTGTTTGGCAGCACTCACATGGTAGTACGGGATGAGGTGTTCTTCCTGTCGCGTATCCGCAAAGGAAATCCCGGATACTTGACCATTGTTAACTTTGGGGACAGTCCTGTGTCCACCAATGTAACCATGAGCGACGCCTTGCCCAATCTAGGGAACAAGGGCATCGTGGAGGTCCGGACTACCGCCAAAACCGAGGCCAAGGCCACGTCTGGCGAAGCGGTCAAGTTTGAAGATATCAAGTTGAAACCCAAGGAGGCTATCGTCGTTAACTTTGTGCCCAATTTCTAG
- the LOC131883195 gene encoding alpha-glucosidase-like isoform X1, whose translation MGDNVDDKKAETAQEQGQDESVKNESQEREEMSPNNDTDNVAMMEEDPTRAKFINSGDSKVEIGNDGKGAGAGSNLYPAMTKAELMKYANDPFWVKLRWGLFILFWLVWLGMLVVSIYIIVVAPKCYRPAPKEWWQKEPVYEVYAKSFKDSDDDGKGDLNGITSKVDYLAALGVGSVWISPVYSSPMKDHGYDVSNYVDIDPTFGDLQDFKDLLAKLEEHGLKLIMDFVPNHSSDQHDWFKKSVDREDPYTDYYVWKDGSPGNPPTNWKSVFNGSMWEYHPKRGQYYLHQFYKEQPDLNLRNPKVVEEMKNVMRFWLDLGVDGFRIDAVPHFFEDEGYMNEKELIAQSDTYKSVERTYTYNLPECLDLLREFRQVLDAKTAEDETKPRIMMTEAYLDIPDLVKYYGQVVNDSFGDISHLPLNLNFLEAFKTEEDLTPIKLKETIDNYLGALPDKAKTWPNFNLANHDQSRPASRFGQQLAGAMQMVMMMLPGTPITYYGEEIGMTDTEMANPEDYRDPARTPMQWDDSAQAGFTSGTPWLPINSNYAEVNVAAQDKTEVNSFLNVYKKLAELRTQPSVLFGSTHMVVRDEVFFLSRIRKGNPGYLTIVNFGDSPVSTNVTMSDALPNLGNKGIVEVRTTAKTEAKATSGEAVKFEDIKLKPKEAIVVNFVPNF comes from the exons ATGGGCGACAACGTGGACGACAAGAAGGCCGAAACGGCTCAAGAACAGGGTCAAGACGAGTCAGTCAAAAACGAGTCTCAAGAGAGGGAGGAGATGTCTCCTAATAACGACACCGACAACGTGGCCATGATGGAGGAAGATCCTACCCGAGCCAAATTCATCAACTCGGGAGATTCCAAG GTGGAGATTGGCAATGATGGCAAAGGAGCGGGGGCAGGGTCCAATCTGTATCCAGCCATGACCAAGGCTGAGTTGATGAAGTACGCCAATGATCCCTTCTGGGTCAAGTTGAGATGGGGTCTCTTTATCCTATTCTggttggtttggctgggcatgttggtGGTGTCCATCTACATCATCGTGGTGGCTCCCAAGTGTTACCGACCCGCTCCCAAAGAATGGTGGCAAAAGGAACCCGTTTATGAAGTGTATGCCAAGTCATTCAAGGACTCGGATGACGATGGCAAAGGCGACCTTAATG GAATCACTTCTAAGGTGGATTATCTGGCCGCTTTGGGCGTGGGCTCGGTTTGGATCTCGCCTGTCTACTCGTCGCCCATGAAAGACCATGGCTACGATGTTTCCAACTATGTGGACATTGACCCGACATTCGGAGACCTCCAAGATTTCAAGGATCTTCTGGCCAAGTTGGAAGAACATGGGTTGAAGCTGATCATGGACTTTGTGCCAAATCATTCCTCCGACCAACACGATTGGTTCAAGAAGTCCGTTGACCGTGAAGATCCGTACACGGACTACTACGTATGGAAAGACGGCTCTCCCGGCAACCCTCCAACCAATTGG AAATCCGTGTTCAATGGCTCCATGTGGGAGTACCACCCCAAAAGAGGGCAGTACTATCTCCATCAGTTCTACAAGGAACAACCGGATTTGAACTTGCGGAACCCCAAAGTAGTCGAGGAAATGAAGAACGTGATGAGATTCTGGTTGGACTTGGGCGTCGACGGATTCCGTATTGACGCGGTTCCGCATTTCTTTGAAG ATGAGGGCTATATGAACGAAAAGGAACTTATTGCCCAGAGTGACACCTACAAGTCCGTGGAGAGGACATATACTTACAACCTACCCGAATGTTTGGACCTTCTGCGAGAGTTCCGCCAAGTCTTGGACGCCAAGACGGCTGAAGATGAAACCAAACCCAG GATTATGATGACCGAGGCCTATTTGGATATCCCTGATCTGGTCAAGTACTACGGACAAGTCGTGAACGACAGCTTTGGAGACATCTCTCACCTACCCTTGAATCTGAACTTCTTGGAAGCCTTCAAAACCGAGGAGGATCTGACACCAATCAAGTTGAAGGAAACCATCGACAATTATTTGGGTGCTTTGCCCGACAAGGCCAAGACTTGGCCCAATTTCAACCTGGCCAACCACGACCAGAGTCGGCCCGCCTCCCGATTCGGACAGCAACTGGCCGGGGCCATGCAAATGGTCATGATGATGTTGCCTGGCACGCCCATTACCTACTATGGCGAGGAAATCGGCATGACCGACACCGAGATGGCCAATCCAGAGGACTATCGCGATCCCGCTAGAACGCCCATGCAATGGGACGACTCAGCCCAAGCCGGGTTCACGTCGGGCACGCCTTGGCTGCCGATCAATTCCAACTACGCGGAAGTCAACGTAGCTGCTCAGGACAAGACCGAGGTGAACAGCTTCCTAAACGTTTACAAGAAACTGGCCGAGTTGAGAACTCAGCCGTCGGTCTTGTTTGGCAGCACTCACATGGTAGTACGGGATGAGGTGTTCTTCCTGTCGCGTATCCGCAAAGGAAATCCCGGATACTTGACCATTGTTAACTTTGGGGACAGTCCTGTGTCCACCAATGTAACCATGAGCGACGCCTTGCCCAATCTAGGGAACAAGGGCATCGTGGAGGTCCGGACTACCGCCAAAACCGAGGCCAAGGCCACGTCTGGCGAAGCGGTCAAGTTTGAAGATATCAAGTTGAAACCCAAGGAGGCTATCGTCGTTAACTTTGTGCCCAATTTCTAG